In Archocentrus centrarchus isolate MPI-CPG fArcCen1 chromosome 1, fArcCen1, whole genome shotgun sequence, the following proteins share a genomic window:
- the LOC115778118 gene encoding sialidase-2-like, with product MNTKVNKKLFLYFICVEDSINEEDQIINFNNRTPLCYIKSMDLGETWSDVSDLTDRNNWSVSNDNGVNFRILQSENKLVETDSGCQGSN from the exons ATGAACACCAAGGTCAACAAAAAACTTTTCCTGTATTTCATCTGTGTTGAAGACTCTATAAATGAGGAAGACCAAATAATAAACTTCAACAACAGGACCCCTCTCTGTTACATCAAAAGCATGGATCTTGGAGAAACCTGGAGTGATGTGAGTGATTTGACTGACAGAAATAATTGGT CTGTGAGTAATGATAATGGAGTTAACTTCAGGATACTCCAATCTGAAAACAAGCTTGTGGAAACAGATTCAGGCTGTCAGGGAAGTAATTGA